In the genome of Amia ocellicauda isolate fAmiCal2 chromosome 3, fAmiCal2.hap1, whole genome shotgun sequence, one region contains:
- the LOC136747231 gene encoding coiled-coil domain-containing protein 69-like produces the protein MGCCQSQQRSSISRNSQHERELQELRETLLAAGKQEREELLRFQREEIERVRQDVANKVKSETSAQLRALRVTREVLFMDANNRTIEGLQQSLDEDKSSLTKSCEAARASFQGTVDDHNTEESQESIFRRDLWINIRTHGSPGAFWEQELQSLHSVICMKSQQIKVLSRKEHQMQSLTEKNLFLKKQLKKIQHCNEELSAQHQDLQTYIQQLTGELTALQQALAKESKHTQKLGLQKEQLHYRLSSPESPVPSHPSPLPSLSPANSRQRSRALY, from the exons ATGGGTTGCTGTCAGAGCCAACAACGCAGCAGCATATCGCGCAATTCACAG CATGAGAGGGAGCTGCAGGAACTGCGGGAAACCCTTCTTGCTGCTGGGaaacaggagagagaggagctgCTAAGGTTCCAGCGAGAGGAGATTGAGAGGGTGAGGCAGGATGTTGCAAACAAG GTGAAATCCGAAACCTCTGCACAGCTCCGTGCTCTGCGTGTTACCCGTGAAGTATTGTTCATGGATGCAAACAACAGGACAATAGAAG GGTTGCAGCAATCTCTGGATGAAGACAAGTCATCACTGACCAAGAGCTGTGAGGCGGCTCGAGCATCATTCCAG GGGACAGTAGATGATCACAACACAGAGGAATCTCAAGAGTCCATCTTCAGAAGAGACCTGTGGATTAATATTCGG ACCCATGGCAGCCCTGGTGCATTTTGGGAGCAGGAGCTGCAGAGCCTTCACTCAGTGATCTGCATGAAGAGCCAGCAGATCAAAGTGCTCAGCCGTAAAGAGCACCAGATGCAATCCCTG ACTGAGAAGAACCTGTTTTTGAAGAAGCAGTTGAAGAAGATCCAACACTGCAATGAGGAGCTGAGTGCCCAACATCAGGACCTACAGACTTATATCCA GCAGCTGACAGGAGAGCTGACCGCACTGCAGCAGGCGCTGGCCAAGGAGTCCAAGCACACTCAGAAGCTGGGCCTGCAGAAGGAGCAGCTGCATTACAGACTCTCCAGTCCAGAGTCTCCTGTCCCGTCTCACCCCTCACCTCTCCCCTCACTGAGCCCAGCGAACAGCAGGCAGAGGAGCCGCGCGCTGTATTga